The genomic DNA AAATAAGTTCCTTGAAAGGGAGAAGCATAGCTGAAAACTTCATTTATGCTGCTGACATTGTGCAAGCATGCCATAAACAGGCCCCGGCCATAGCTCCTAAGCTTGATTTCAGAAAGGCCTTTGATTCAGTCAGCTGGCAAGATCTTGATGATATTTTGGTAGCCAAGGGTTTTTCCGAGTGTGCTCCGATCCCCAAACATCACAAAACTTTGCATTGACAACCTTGCATCAATATATTGTTTTTTTAACCGATGCATAAATATATGTTCAGGCCGGCACCTTGCCTGCCGTATTTTCTCATAAAAAAAGAAAGCTTCATTCACGAAATTATATATGGTACTGTCTTCACCATCGTGAATGATGCATTATCacaaacagtttttttttttttgaaatgaccCAATTTGTGACAACCACACACGTGCAATAATCTTGAGGGTTTGATTCCAAATAAACCATCAGCGGTGCATTACAAATGACTATAAATATCTAAATGTTAGTGGTAACTCCAACAGTTTCCCATCTCACTTccttatccttgttttttttttgaaaaaagtgaaaaaaacaTTCTCCAATAATTTCCTATTTCAATTTCTCATCTTCTAACAACCGGCAAATCCAGCTCTCCCGTGCCTAAAAATACGCATGCCATCGCACCTCCCGATCCCGTTTTTTGTCGCGAACTTCTTTCTGCGCCCAGGTGCCGCTCGCGCCGCACTTCTCCTTCACCGGCCGGGATCTCGGCCAGATGAGCCCCGCGAGCGCCGCGAAGGTCCGCTGCACCTGCAGGCTTCTTAATCCTGTCAGCGTCGGCGCTGACCCTGTCGGCTCCGGGGAGTAGCGCGACATCGTCGGGGAGATGGCGGCCTACCGGAAGGGCGAGGTGGCGTACGCCATGACGCTTGCGTGGACGGCCGTCTCGTGAGCTCGTGGCAGCTCTACACGATGGGCTTCATGGGGCTGGTCCTGGCACCAACGGGATCAGGCAGCAGGGGCATCGCCGCCTCCCCTTTTGGGCTTCCGCCCTCCGCACGGACCGCGACCTCACCCCGGGCGGCGCCGTGCGCAGGAACGCCAGCAGCAGGCACGCGGCGGCCGCAAGGCTCCCGGAGAAGGCCGCAGGCCCCTCCTGGCTCCTGCTCGAGGAGGAGGACATGtccgtggtggtggcggcggcctctACAGAAAGCGCTTCCCTTTCTCCGACGCTGCCAATCTCTACTTCCGGAGCTCTACGTCGTGCACTTCCGTGGCCGACTTTCTCGTCTCCTACGtcgcctccgccggccgcgcgtGGGCGCTGCACTGGGGACACCACCTCGCCACATCCTTCCGGGACCTCGACGCTGAGCTCGCCGCCATGGTTGCCTGCGCAAGGGACATATAGTGCCGGCCACATTTTTTTATTGTTGGGGAAATAAAATGAGAAATTGTTGGAAATagatatttttttctctccccaTATTTATTTGCGGAGTTGGCAAATATTAAATTTTAGAGAGAAAATATAAGGAACTCTTGTAGATGCTGGTAGTAGTTATTATCATCAATAGCTTTATAGACAAATAGTCAATTCCAGTCACTCTTGATCTGTACACAAAACCCATATATTAATAGTTTTTGTGGATGTGGTATCTTCGATGACAATGCAATGCAACTTTTAGTCCCATTCATGTGCTTCCACAGATTAGACTATTTTCGTCCCTTCCTAGCAGCTAGCTAGTCTGCTGAATTTCTGACGGCCGGCGTGCCTAACTCTATATGTATAGTATTATTATATATAGGTGTGCTATGATATGATTCTTTCACAGACTGTAGAGGAGCATTGTAACAGTAAAGCTCCAGGCTGGTTTGATCAATAATAATTAAGAGTAGTGAATAATCAATATATGATGCAACCGCcgcaggtggaggcggcggagggacTGTCGGCGtcgtcaccggcgccggcggcgaagccAGGAGGGCTCCTCCGCTGCAACTCCCCACTGGCGCAGGTGTGCCTAATAGGCCTGGTATGCTTCTGCTTGCCCGGCATGTACAGCGCGCTCAacggccttggcggcggcgggcaggcggACCACACCGTCGCCGATAACGCCAACACCGCCCTCTACGCCTGCTTCGCCGTCTTCGGCGTCCTCGGCGGCGCGATCCACAACCTCCTGGGCCCGCGCACGACGCTCTTCCTGGGCTCCCTCACCTACCCGCTCTACGTGGCATCCTTCCTCTACTACAACCACCGGCCCGGGTCCCAGGTGTTCCCCGTCATCGCCGGGGCgctcctcggcgccggcgccgggttcCTCTGGGCGGCGCAGGGCGCCATCATGACCTCCtacccgccgcccaaccgccggGGCACCTACATCTCCCTCTTCTGGTGCCTCTTCAGCCTCGGCAGCGCCCTCGGCGGGCTCCTCCCCCTGTCGCTCAACTACCGCCGCGGGAGCAagcaggtcgccgccgccgccagcgtcaACGACGGCACCTACATCGCCTTCATGGCCGTGATGTTCGTCGGCGTGGCGCTCACCCTCCTCTTCCTGCCGCCGCACAAGATCGTCCGCGACGACGGCAGCAGGCCGGCTACCGGGGACGCCACCcactcctcctccgcggccaCCGAGGCCGGCGAGGTCCTCCGGCTCTTCGCCGACTGGAAGATGCTGCTGGTGGTCGTCCCGGCATGGGGCAACAATTTCGTCTACACCTACCAGTTCAACAACGTGAACGGCCTCCTCTTCACGCTCCGTACCAGGGGCCTCAACAACGTCGTCTACTGGGCAGCGCAGATGCTGGGCTCCCTCGGCCTCGGATGCCTCCTCGACTTCGGCTTCGCCAGCCGCAGGAAGAGGGGGCTCGTCGGCGTCGCCGTCTTCGCCGCGCTCGGCACCGCCGTCTGGGGAGGGGGATTCGCCAACCAGCTCAGGTACACGGACGGCGAGTGGCCCGACCTCATCGATTTCAAGGACGGCCGCCGCTACGCCGGGCCGTTCCTGCTCTACTGCAGCTACGGCCTGCTGGATGCCATGTTCCAGAGCCTCGTCTACTGGATCATCGGCGCACTCACAAACGACTCACGGGTCCTCAGCAGGTATTAATTAATTGTACACATCGCCTTTATTATTAATTTGTTTCATCTATCTACTGTATCGATCGATCTTGTATTCTTGTTCATGATCATGActacttctacttcatgtgTGTTTGCGGCCGGCGAAGGTATTCCGGGTTCTACAAGGGCGTGCAGAGTGCTGGAGCGGCTGTGTCATGGCAAGTCGACGTCCACAAGACGCCCCTGATGACGCAGCTGATTCTGAACTGGGGGCTCATCACTGTCAGCTACCCCTTGCTTGCCCTGCTGGTGCTCTTGGCTGTCAAGGACGAGGACGGTTCGGCATCATCCTCGATCGAGGACTGCAAGGATAACGAACCGCCAACCACCTTCCACTGATCCTGGATCAAAAACCTGTGAGTAGGGGTGGCCCTAGTGCTCACAATCCAAcattttttttaggaaaacCAGCAATTTATAATCCAACGTAGCCAAGGAGGCCTAATCTGCGAGCTGAAATCTTTGCAGTCGTCGAGCTTTTCTTCAGTTTCTATTTATTATGCTCCAAGATCTTGTAGTAAGGTAGCACATGCCCTTGCAGTTTTTGGTTGTAAGTGTCCTCAGGGGGCTGATCTCCTATGGGAGGGCGCACCGACTTCGGTCGAGGATTTGGTGGTCAGCGATCGTGCTGCATCCGAAAGTTAATGGAAagctctttttcaaaaaaaaaaaccatagCCCTTATATATTTTGAGCTCAAAATTGAATAAGATAAGAGCCGGGAGTTTTTAGAGTCCGACCTTTAGATTTTTTAGGCTAAAATTCAAGactctttaccacccctacgtgTGTAGCAGATAGGATTCTCAGTCGTAGCCTaaaagggggagggggggggggtgaatttgCCAACTTAAAACCTTGACTtaaggctccaactagtttgcacataaATTAAACTATTGTATACTATCTAGTTGTGCAACTACAGTTcaactagtgtgaaaccctgatcccaaaagagttttacaacctatagccaattctagcaagatactactctaagaATGTAAAGtgacacaagttgcaatatgaattgcggaaacgtaaagaggGGATGAAAGaggggatgagagaaagcaaactcttgacacaATGATGTATCATGTGGTATTAGTAAGAAAATgccacccctagtccacgttgttgaagcactcaatcaagagtattgcttcttggACACTAAGTCTCTTTCAGGGACATCTTGACTTGTCACAAAGGCAATGCCATCAAAGCTTACCCAAGTTTCTGGTCACCTTGGCCAGatgttccactaaggagcttctccataaAGGATGGGGTCTTCACGTACCCCGCACACAGTCGTCAACGCCGCTTCACACCAAGCCAGAGGGCCGAAGAAGTGCCGGAGAGCCACGAAGACTCCAAGGAtagccggcgcaccaagataaaAGTGttgttcactctagaaccagtgCATGAGGCAGCAAtaccttgctctctcactcacttaaTAAGAGTTAACCTATCACTAACACTCTTAaaggtgtgctaaggactaaagatgcGATCACTAATCAcatggatggcttggaggtgttcttcaatgtgtatgaGACTTCTCTCGACTCt from Panicum virgatum strain AP13 chromosome 7N, P.virgatum_v5, whole genome shotgun sequence includes the following:
- the LOC120682572 gene encoding UNC93-like protein 1, encoding MMQPPQVEAAEGLSASSPAPAAKPGGLLRCNSPLAQVCLIGLVCFCLPGMYSALNGLGGGGQADHTVADNANTALYACFAVFGVLGGAIHNLLGPRTTLFLGSLTYPLYVASFLYYNHRPGSQVFPVIAGALLGAGAGFLWAAQGAIMTSYPPPNRRGTYISLFWCLFSLGSALGGLLPLSLNYRRGSKQVAAAASVNDGTYIAFMAVMFVGVALTLLFLPPHKIVRDDGSRPATGDATHSSSAATEAGEVLRLFADWKMLLVVVPAWGNNFVYTYQFNNVNGLLFTLRTRGLNNVVYWAAQMLGSLGLGCLLDFGFASRRKRGLVGVAVFAALGTAVWGGGFANQLRYTDGEWPDLIDFKDGRRYAGPFLLYCSYGLLDAMFQSLVYWIIGALTNDSRVLSRYSGFYKGVQSAGAAVSWQVDVHKTPLMTQLILNWGLITVSYPLLALLVLLAVKDEDGSASSSIEDCKDNEPPTTFH